One Actinomycetota bacterium genomic window carries:
- the thiE gene encoding thiamine phosphate synthase has protein sequence MSGDPSDGTRDTGVTLRDGAWRRQRLADARLYLCTPRRDDLEAFLDTVLAAGVDIVQLRDKDAPRTALVHAAETFRVTVERHEALFILNDDPELAVEVGADGVHVGQDDPSPRDAREVVGGQLLIGRSTHDVGQVSRALKEDCDYFAVGPVHATPTKAGRPPAGLAPVRLAAAVARDKPWFAIGGMAPDTIPDARAAGARRVVVVRAITDATDAGAAVRQLRTALEG, from the coding sequence GTGAGCGGCGACCCCTCCGACGGCACCCGCGACACCGGCGTGACGCTGCGCGACGGTGCGTGGCGTCGGCAGCGCCTGGCTGACGCGCGGCTGTACCTGTGCACCCCGCGACGCGACGACCTGGAAGCCTTCCTCGACACCGTGCTGGCGGCCGGCGTCGACATCGTGCAACTGCGCGACAAGGACGCGCCCCGCACCGCGCTGGTACACGCCGCCGAGACGTTCCGGGTCACCGTCGAGCGTCACGAGGCGCTGTTCATCCTCAACGACGACCCGGAGTTGGCCGTCGAGGTCGGTGCGGACGGCGTCCACGTCGGCCAGGACGATCCCTCGCCCCGCGACGCCCGGGAGGTGGTCGGCGGCCAGCTCCTGATCGGGCGCTCCACCCACGACGTCGGGCAGGTGTCGCGGGCGCTGAAGGAGGACTGCGACTACTTCGCGGTCGGGCCGGTGCACGCCACCCCGACCAAGGCCGGCCGCCCGCCGGCGGGCCTGGCCCCGGTGCGACTGGCCGCCGCGGTGGCCCGCGACAAGCCGTGGTTCGCGATCGGCGGGATGGCGCCCGACACGATCCCCGACGCGCGGGCCGCCGGGGCGCGGCGGGTCGTGGTGGTGCGTGCCATCACCGACGCGACCGACGCGGGCGCGGCCGTGCGCCAACTGCGCACCGCCCTGGAGGGCTGA
- the thiS gene encoding sulfur carrier protein ThiS has product MTITVNGEPRDVDPDTTVAELVRELGADRGRHGVAVAVNGDVIHRAHWDQCTVNEGDAVEVLAAIQGG; this is encoded by the coding sequence GTGACCATCACCGTCAACGGCGAACCCCGCGACGTCGATCCCGACACCACGGTCGCGGAGCTGGTCAGGGAGCTCGGCGCCGACCGCGGCCGGCACGGCGTGGCGGTCGCCGTCAACGGTGACGTGATCCACCGCGCACACTGGGATCAGTGCACCGTCAACGAGGGTGACGCGGTCGAGGTCCTCGCGGCCATCCAGGGCGGCTGA
- a CDS encoding thiazole synthase produces the protein MRDRHVDDPLTIAGETFSSRLILGTGGAPSMEALEDAVRASGTEMVTVALRRVDPQASGSVLDVVERCGCRLLPNTAGCYTAHDAVLTAKMAREAFGTDWIKLEVIGDDRTLFPDAVELLDAAEQLVDDGFTVLPYTNDDPVLAVRLEAVGCAAVMPLGSPIGSGSGIRNPYNLRIMRERTQLPVILDAGVGTASDATIAMELGCDAVLLASAVTRAQNPTAMAEAMRKAVEGGRLAYRAGRIPKRLYAEESTPSAGRPEWSAR, from the coding sequence ATGAGGGACCGCCACGTGGACGATCCGCTGACCATCGCCGGGGAGACGTTCTCCTCCCGGCTGATCCTCGGCACCGGCGGGGCGCCCAGCATGGAGGCGCTCGAGGACGCCGTCCGTGCGTCGGGAACCGAGATGGTCACCGTCGCCCTGCGCCGGGTGGACCCGCAGGCGTCGGGATCGGTCCTCGACGTGGTCGAGCGGTGCGGGTGCCGGCTGCTGCCCAACACGGCGGGGTGCTACACCGCCCACGATGCGGTCCTGACCGCCAAGATGGCGCGTGAGGCGTTCGGCACGGACTGGATCAAGCTCGAGGTGATCGGCGACGACCGCACCCTGTTCCCCGACGCGGTCGAGCTCCTCGACGCTGCCGAGCAGCTGGTCGACGACGGCTTCACCGTCCTGCCCTACACCAACGACGACCCGGTCCTGGCGGTCCGCCTCGAAGCGGTCGGCTGCGCGGCCGTGATGCCGCTGGGGTCGCCGATCGGGAGCGGGTCGGGGATCCGCAACCCCTACAACCTGCGCATCATGCGCGAACGGACGCAGCTACCGGTGATCCTCGACGCGGGCGTGGGCACCGCCAGCGACGCCACGATCGCGATGGAGCTGGGCTGCGACGCGGTCCTGCTGGCCTCGGCGGTGACCCGGGCGCAGAACCCGACCGCCATGGCAGAAGCGATGCGCAAGGCGGTCGAGGGTGGCCGGTTGGCGTACCGGGCGGGGCGCATCCCCAAGCGGTTGTACGCAGAGGAGTCCACGCCGTCCGCGGGGCGCCCCGAGTGGAGCGCCCGGTGA
- the thiO gene encoding glycine oxidase ThiO — MAPVTSRPDAPDVVVVGAGVIGLSSAWRLAQAGASVTVVDERPARGASWAAAGMLAPVSEAHYGEEALLQLNLASHARWPGFAAELAEVSGRDPGYRRSGTLVIARDADDRAVLDDLHDFHRRLGLSVTRLRSRACRHLEPALAPTVRAGLHAPDDDQVDNRALLDALLAACERAEVQLVTARAAAIERDRDRVTGVRLAGHDTIPAPTVVLAAGAWSAGIAGVPPLPVRPVKGQLLHLREVRTSALHAVAPPLLHHNVRAVGGRPDRPAVYLVPRGDGRVVVGATVEERGEDVTVTAGAVLDLLREAYELVPGITELELTETVAGLRPGSPDNAPLIGAGGLDGLIVATGHFRNGILLAPITADAVTALVVDRALPQVVAAFTPARFAGTADGVEEAG, encoded by the coding sequence ATGGCGCCGGTGACCAGCCGTCCCGACGCACCGGACGTCGTCGTCGTCGGGGCGGGCGTCATCGGGCTGAGCAGCGCCTGGCGGCTGGCGCAGGCCGGGGCGTCGGTCACCGTGGTCGACGAGCGACCCGCCCGTGGGGCGTCGTGGGCGGCCGCGGGGATGCTGGCCCCGGTCAGCGAGGCTCACTACGGGGAAGAGGCGCTGCTGCAGCTGAACCTCGCGTCGCACGCCCGCTGGCCGGGCTTCGCCGCCGAACTCGCCGAGGTATCCGGCCGCGATCCCGGCTACCGCCGGTCCGGCACGCTCGTGATCGCGCGTGACGCCGACGACCGCGCCGTCCTCGACGACCTGCACGACTTCCACCGTCGGCTGGGGTTGAGCGTCACGCGGCTTCGTTCCCGCGCGTGCCGCCACCTCGAACCGGCCCTCGCACCCACCGTCCGCGCCGGCCTGCACGCCCCGGACGACGACCAGGTCGACAACCGGGCGCTCCTCGATGCGCTCCTGGCCGCCTGCGAACGGGCCGAGGTCCAGCTGGTCACCGCACGCGCGGCCGCGATCGAGCGCGACCGTGACCGCGTCACCGGGGTGCGCCTCGCGGGCCACGACACGATCCCTGCCCCGACCGTGGTCCTCGCCGCCGGGGCGTGGTCGGCCGGCATCGCCGGTGTCCCGCCGCTCCCGGTCCGGCCGGTCAAAGGCCAGCTGCTGCACCTGCGCGAGGTTCGAACGTCGGCGCTGCACGCGGTGGCTCCACCGCTGCTGCACCACAACGTCCGGGCCGTCGGTGGCCGCCCCGATCGCCCCGCCGTCTACCTGGTCCCCCGCGGTGACGGCCGTGTCGTCGTGGGTGCCACGGTCGAGGAGCGTGGCGAGGACGTCACGGTCACTGCCGGGGCGGTCCTCGACCTGCTGCGGGAGGCCTACGAGCTGGTGCCGGGGATCACCGAGCTCGAGCTCACCGAGACCGTCGCGGGGCTCCGCCCCGGCAGCCCCGACAACGCCCCTCTGATCGGGGCGGGCGGGCTCGACGGGCTGATCGTGGCGACCGGCCACTTCCGCAACGGGATCCTGCTCGCGCCGATCACGGCCGACGCGGTCACCGCACTCGTCGTCGACCGCGCCCTGCCGCAGGTGGTGGCAGCCTTCACGCCGGCACGGTTCGCTGGCACGGCAGACGGGGTGGAGGAGGCCGGGTGA